A region of the Passer domesticus isolate bPasDom1 chromosome Z, bPasDom1.hap1, whole genome shotgun sequence genome:
GACGTTTCCCCCTCAAAAGCTAACGTGCCTTCCCTTGGAAAGATCCTGCTCTCCCagtgttgcagcagcaagctctttcTCCGGGCAGCGCTCACTGCTCCTTGGAGATCTGTGCatcttcagcagcagctttctTTTTGCGTGTGATGAAATCAGATCAGGCTAACTTTTGgcctcctgtttctttttcccctggcagtgcctgcaaggcctggcTTTCCTTCATGCCAACCAGGTGATCCATAGAGATATCAAAAGTGACAACATCCTTCTGGGCCGGGATGGCTCCGTCAAGTTGGGTGGGTATTCCTGGTCAGGCGCAGCGCTGCGGGGAggcggtgtggggctgctttggagagGCTGCCCGGTGCCCAGCAGTGGCGctggggagagggcagggagcactctgccagcccagggcacagctgtaAGGTGCTGAGTGGTGTAGAGAGCAACAAGGTATCCAGGGTAACTTTGGTTTGTGGGTATTCCTTGCAAAGGGAGTGAGTTACAGTGTAAACGTTCACGGGAATGAGGAAAAGTCAGGGTGGGAATCCTGGGCGGCTTGTTAAGTGGACAATTGCCCAtgtccttggctgcagccctgagcaaggagagcccagctgcttttccagctccatTCAGCACTGCATTCTGGGGCTGAGAGTGAGGAACCCTTTTCCTTGGTTTCCTACTTGAAGCAGTGTTTGTTTCtctcctcagctgattttggcctctgtgctctgctcagccctgagcagaggAAACGGAGGTCGATGGTCGGGACCACTTGCTGGATGGCACCCGAGGTTGTGAGAAGAGAGCCTtacggccccaaagtggacacctGGTCCCTTGGCATCGTGGGAatagaaatggccacaggagagCCTCCTTATGTTCGGGAAACCAGTGACAGGGTAAGGTGCAAATACGCTCAGATAGCCGTGTCCTTCTCCTCCGTGTCCATCAGACAAAATGCCATTCCCAGAGCTTGAAGTGCTTCCAGCAAGACCCACTTCTAGAAAGGTCCCTGGGGCTCACATCAGCTGTCAAGGCAAGACCTGGTGCAACTTGGAatagctggggctgcactggggccttttttcctttgggacaGAAGGCTCCTCTCTAAGCATCTGCTAGGCAAGAAATTGCTACTGCAGACTGCAGCTTAAAAGATGGGGTCTAGGTGAGCACTGAAGGATATGGCAGAATCACGTAGAgtctcatgtttccttttgcttcaggccaacttcctgatagGCAAGCAAGGGGTACCAGACCTGCACAAGCTCAGGCTACCCCCTGGCTTGTGTGAatttctgggctgctgcctgcagatggatgtggacaggcgaggctctgccaaggaacttctgcaggtacAAGGCATAGCGGCTGCGGGCcaaacagctgttccctgccaggCTTTGCTCCTCGGCCAAACTCCAGGGAATCAGATGGGCCTCCCACAGAGTAATCTCTGCTCTGGGTGCTTTCCTAATGAAACCCAACCTGGATCCAAGACTGCTTGAGGTTAGAAGGGCCCAGTGAAGATCACCTAGTGCAAAACCCCGGCCAGCGGCAAGGACAACTTCAAGTAGATCGGGTTGCTCAGTGTCCCATGCAAGCGGACCTTGAATGTTGCCGGGCTTGGGGCTcctgccagctctctgggcagcctgtgccagtgttgcAGCACGCTCCTAGTAAACAGTTTCTTCCTTAGAGCCAGTCTGAATTGAGTGTCTTTAAGCTGAAAACTGTTCCCCCCTTGTCCTCTTGCAATCAGCCCTGCTAAAGGATATGTCCCCATCTTTCTTAGAAGCCCCTACAACTACGGAGAAGTCTCCTTGCAGCTTGCTCTTGTCCAGGCTAAACAAGCACAATTCTCTGAGCCGTTCCTCAGAGGAGAGCTCCCACCTTCTGCTCATTTCtgtggccctcttttgctcttGGGTGGTGCATTCAGGTTTTCCTGGTAGCAAAGGCACTGAAATATTGCAATGCCAGGGACAGGGCCTTGAGGAACACATTGAAAGCAGTCCCAGCCAAGCGGTTTTAGATTGGTCTGAGGGAAGACGGGGGCTGTTGAGGAGCTCAGTGTGAGCATCCGAGGGCACCGGCTTGTCCCTCCTGGCCCACTCTTagaggtttctgccagccaaacgggcacagctgtgcaggatttTTGCCAGCCCCATGTGCTGCCTGGCCCCGTCAAGTAGCTGAGAatggctgtggctttgctgccaggtttggtggcaggcaaggagctgctgaCCGCGCCActtccttggctgtgcctgctgtgaagGAAGATGCCGGCCGGCACAGGAGGAGGTGGGGTGTGCtgaggcagacactgctcttcctgcaagccagagctgagcacatctgcaccctgctgcttgtgtccttgctcctggcttgctgctgaaaacctgCATCTCCAGCGCTCCTGAGAACAACTTGGGATCAATATTTTTCAGAGCTCTTGGGAGTCTCTTGAGGAATGCCTTATGCCCCACTTCTCTCTTGTTCACTCACATAGCCCATGTCTGTAGAAAAGAGGTGCTTGAATAAGTCTGTAAGTTGACTTTCCTGAAAGGAACAAATCCTTAGGACAGCGAGAAGCAATCGCACAGTGGTACCaggacaaaaatcccagcaagtgaCAGCACCATGAGGAATGGACTAGTGCAGTTCTGGGCTgtgtttgcctgtgatggcagcATGCTGCACATGAaggcagatgtgctgctggtgctcttgAGTCCAATGTCTGTTTATTTCTGGGCACTAGAGGAATCCAACTTGACCCTGTTAGGAACTCAGTTTGGAAAATAAcgcttcctttttcctttgtctcttttaattagatttgttttgtttctttttccccttgggcagcatccatttcTGCAATCAGCGGAGCCTCTCTTAAGCCTCTTCTGACAGCCTTGATTgctgtcctccctgcagccaggtaATGCAGGAAGCAAAAGAGATGAGAAGGACCACCTGAGCACTTGGAGAACAGAGCCTCTGAGAGCAGGTAGAAATCCTGAGGAGAGAGGGGCCAGGCAACAGGCAGCCatcagagcaggaaaggaaggtgGCATCCCCTTTTCTCCCACCTGCTGATCCTCCTTCTGCATTTCTGCTTAGGACAGCATTGCTGGAGGCCACAGAGTCACTACTGATGTGCACTTTTCAGGTGGGAGGTGCTGCGAGGCATGAAGTTTCCACTGATTAGTTGGGGAACTTGGCTGGGATTTCATTGGAAGTGTCTTCCTCCCCTCACcaggagctggaagggcagcgtttggaggcacagcagctgctggcacaagGGGCAAACTTCCTGGATGAGGTAGAGAAGAAGCAGGAGGAAAGGCTGCTTGAGACGAAGCAGGAAGTTGCCACCATGCAAGCTGAATGAGAAGAGGTACGAAGCAGAGCCAGCCAAAAGGCAAAGGCTTTGAAAAGAGAGTTTCTGCGTTGCTTTGGACTGCTCTGCGCTCCTTATGGGCACTGTTTCTCGGAACACTGTCTGTCTGGGCGGCATTGGCTCTTAGCCGGCCCGTGGCAAACAGTGCTGGAGAGAGCTTTGTGCCAGGAGGGAAAGGAGCGGTCAGGTGTGAGGCTACCGGAGTGCAGGTTTGAGGAAGGTGGGAATGGCGTTGCTGACGCAAAGAGAATGGGAAAGCCAGAGCTTTGTCTCAGAAGGAGGGAGGTCCCATAGGAagccccctgcagagccaggctaGAGCTGTGGCAGCGGGctggctgtcaggcagctgaggaggtgcctgaagctgctgagtaCATCCTGTGCATTCTTTGTGTGATCGAGCTGTGTATGGTGGGTGTGCCTCAGCATGAACTGGAGCACATGTTCCACGTCCCTTTGGTATTGGGAGAGACATTTTGGATTCCCTAGAGAATCCATTGTGGACCTTGAATGCAGCCAGGGAGCACTTGGGtgttccttttgcctttgagggcagctgggaatgGGTGGgttttgcctgagcttccctgtgcagtaAAGACAAGAGCAGGGATTGTTTCACATGCAGCAGAAGGCTGCCACCTAGCCAGTGACCCCGTTGAAGGTGTGTGTGCTAGTCTGGCCAAAGTGATGAGAACACTTGGCTTCCTAGATTCCCTTTAGACTCCAGACTTGTGGCCAGTCATTGGAGACAAAATACTTCCGAGAAATTGATGGGCTGTGCAGCTGGTTTAATGCTGCTGTTGTATCTTTCACTCTTTGTACTTCTATTCTTCCATCCACAGATTCCATGGGCCCCCGCCATCTCGAAGGGCTTTTCAAATGTAAACAAAGGAAATGTGCAGTGAAGTAATGCAGGAAGCAGAAGACATGACCAGGATCACTTCAGGATTACACTCCGCAATGGCAGCTTGGAGCTGCACTCACAATAAAAGTCCTGTACGCCCTCAAGCCTGCTGCAAGATTCCCCTCCTCGTCAGCCAGGGAATAAGGCTCTACGTTCCCTTCTGAATTGGCCATTCCTTCTTAAAGATGGAAAGTCCCTCCTAAGGGCcttctgctgtggtttggaaTTGGGAACGCTCTCCTTCCTTTATCAGCTCCCACCTCCACTGCCTTTGGAATGCTGCCCATTGGCCAGTTTTTGCCCAGCCCTGGActtgtggatgaggaagaaagtGCAATTCCAGCCAAAAAAGTGCATTTCCAGCCAAAACCCAGTGAAGAGCAGGGCAGCCTAAGCATCCTGTGCAGATACGGGCTTTCAGCTGTGCACATAGAAGCTTTTGTTTCCTGCTCGGTGTAGCCGGCACGTCTCCTCTGTGactgctccctcctcccagGTGGCCGTGGCTAATAGGTACGAGGCTCGGCAAGTGGAACCAAGAAGGTGGGCACGTCTGCTGGCAGtagaggagagcagagaggaaagcGGCGGGCAGGACCCTGGCCAGCCAGGCAAAGCAcccactgctcctgctctctgtCAACAGAAAAGGACTGGGGCGTGACACCACGCTTGCGGTTGTCTGGGACTCAGCTGTCCTGAAAAGTCTCTGTGCTTGAGTGGCTTTGTCCTTCTTCTGTGCCTTCTGTTGTCCCTGTGCTCCGCAGTGTCcgcccagggctgtgcagctgtgTGGCACAGCTAAAATGCAGGAGAGCCTCGTTTGTCTGCCCTTTGAGGTGGCTGCTCACAGCAACCTTTTCAATCTGCAAGCTGCATCTGGAGAGTGACTTCCCCCTGCGTTTGGTCCCGGAGGCCAGGGCCTGTCGTCGGCAGTCCCAGCTGGCATTGAGGGCTGCCCGGTGCCTCAGGCTGGTGTCACCCCAGCACAAACAACGGCAGACAGTGGCAGGCGGGTGTTTCCAAAGTCACGTTCTTCAGGGACAATGTGCCGTGTGTGTGTCCTTTCTCCAGCCCAGACTCAGACCTAGGCATCAgatgcaggcactgctgctgctgccactgaagTCAGCGAGGATTTGGTGCTTGCTTTCCATCCCAGCCAGACTGGTCACCTATAAGGCCAGGTGCTCATAGCGCCCTGCAGatctctgggctgcagggctctgagggaGCTGTCCCTTGTTATTCTCCATCCGCGAAAGCCGTGCCGGCCACGTGTGCATCAACAGAGCAAACAGGGAGTGTGTGAGTCTCTTCCATCTCCATCTGCGGAGACTAGTGCCCTTTGAGTTTAAGTGGCACAAAGTCAGTTGCTTGTGGTGCCTCTGTGTATCTCCGTGTTAGATAGTGCTGCTAAATCTGCCTGTAGCAaagcagcaggggaaaaagcctCTCAGCTCTGCAGGTCAATAAGCTGCCATGGATGCACAGAAAACACTGCACTTTGTCTTTATGAGGAAGAGATGAACTGGTTTAGCAGCGAGAGAAGGTGGGATGATTCTTCTGATCGTTCCTTCTGTCTCATACAGGCAGCTCTCTGTAGCTCATAGGTGTGTCTCAAACTGGCAGCAAATGCAGCAATCCCTGGAGCCATAATCAGGTTGGGCCATGGGTTGCCGGGGCCCACCAGGAGCGGAGCCCTGCgtgggctcacctgcaaagtgttGGGTGGACTGTGTCTTGGAGGTAGATGCCAGAGACAAAGTCCATCAGTTTTGCCTGTCCCATGGCCAGGTGTTCTCTGGTTTGACCTCCTGGTGCAggaccccacagctgctgcagtgtggcaaggcctccagcacctggaggaACAGCCCCTGCACCACCTTCTCCGTCATGGCACCCCCATGCCAGAATGAAATCAAAGAGGTCCTGCGAGCGCTCAGGGCACTCCAGCACCAATAAGAAGTTGTTAGGGAGCTCCTACCAATCCAAGAGCTGAACAACACCATGGAACCCACTGGACACCTTGCgcagcagctccatctcccTGGGTACGCGGATTCCTTCGGGCTGCAAGAAGACCACAATGGCATCAGTGGGGCTGATGCCGTGCCAGGGGTCTGGAAGCTCTCACCCAGCCAAGGATGATCTCAGCCCTCCACTGAGCACACGCCCGCTCCCCCTCCAGGCGTCCTGGCGCTTTCCACTCTGCCCGGCCTTGGCTTACCCCGCCCGTCACGTGCCGGTTTCTGCCGCTGGCCCCGGTCAATCTCCAGCTCGTCCCAATGAGGGATGCCATGCCGCGACACACTTCTGATGGCCACCTGCGAGTGAAGGGGTGCAGCATCCTGAGCTCAGATCCCACTGTGCCAAGCCCCATCCTCCTATTCCTCCGCACTCCCCCTCCACCGCCCCATCTCAGCCCCTCCACCCACTGGGGCGCCATCTGTGGGGCACGTCCCTGAGTAGACGGTGCCGAAGCCACCGCGCAGCAGCAGCGATCCCAGCGGAATCGCTcttgcagggcctcctgcgctTTCCCTGCAGCCGAGACGCAGCTGTCCGTGTTGGACCAGGGCCGGGAACGGTCCCCGACCTCCCCCCTACGGCCCGCAAGGGACCCAGGGCGGGCATCCCCATCTGAACGGGGCACCGGCGGCTCGGGGCGGGCGGCCGCTCTGTTTAACAGCAGAGCTCGGGCCGGGAAAAGTGCTGCCCACTCCTCTATGGACTCACTTCATCATTTGAGCTATGCTGCTCCAGTCCACACACCAtgaaacaaaaagggaaaaagcacCACTTGCAAGAATGCCCAGTGCATGCAGTGAAACGAGGACAAAAATGCACCCTTGCACAAGCCCCAGACCATGCAACTACAATGGAAAAATAAGGATGCTTGCACAATTTTGGAGAGTGTACAGcaaaagagggaaggaaaaaagaaacacctGCACAAATCCACAGACTGTacaagagaaaggaagaaaaagtgacACCTCCATGTGTCTGCAGAGTCTacagccacaggaaaaaagaaggatACCCGCACACACCCTGCTGGGCAAGAGACACCCCATTTTTTGCTCAGGCTCTTGGCAGGAGCTTTACCAAACATATGGCATCTTTATGCCATTTTTGTTTCAATCTGCTGCCCCAGCAAAAATACTTCTACTTACCCATGGGACCATAAAAAACTTTGTGGGATGACACCAGCAAGAAAGGCCTGCCAACTGCTCTACAGATTCACTCCATCATTTCATCAGTGCTGCTCCAGTCTGCAGGCcaggaaacaaaaatgcaaCATGAACCCACTTGCACAAGTCCCCAGACTCTGcaaggaaaagatgaaaaagcGGACGCCCGCAGCAATCGGCCAACTGTATAGGAAgaaggcaaaaggaaaagacacCTGCACATACCTGCAAACCCTACAGTCGCAGGGGCGATAAAAAAGGATGCCTGCATTTGTCCACAGACTTTACAACATCAGGCGACAAAAAGGACTCCTTTGAAAGGGCGCACGCTGTCCCAAAACAGCGCAAAACCCGCTTGCAGTGCATAACCCGTAGCTGAAAGGATCCAAGAGTAACGCAGAACGGGCACCAAGTTCACACACCCTGTACTTTGGCCACCAATGCTTCTGACTAAAACTAGTTCCCTGAATTGCAATGCCTGTCACTCCTGCCCATTTCCTGCAGGGTTAACATCAACCAGCACATTGCAGGATTCACAGAAGGAAGAATGATTTTGTAGTGGGGAAAACATGGCAAGTAACAAACCACCCATGTGTGTTTGCATGACACTGGAGCAGTGTTGGTGTTGTCAATATGGCAGGGACATGTCCTCTGCACGGGGCAGTGCCCATGTGCTGTGCGTGGCAGGGggtgcccttggagcagcccTCACAGTGTGGGTGCACCCATGGGCGCATTTGCCCCTTCTCTCCGCTTCCACCAGCTCCCAGGTCAGTCCGGCTCTTGAAAAAGTTCTGTGTCCCACACTGACCTCCGGGTGTCTTTGCAAAAAGCCACTCCCTTTGGCTTGTGCGATAGCTGCAAGGTCACATTCCTGCATGGATGTGGGTTTGAAATCTCTGGCATGCCCATTGAGGATATGTGCTGTATCATATACTGTGTTTTTCAGTCATTTGCTGCACCCTCATTTCTGGCCTGCAGGTGCTGAGTAAATTGGTTTCCCTCAGCTAACGGagccttttcctttctgggCCGCATAGCTGACTGAACTGCCAACTCCACGTCTGCTGCGGACACTTGCAAGCACCAAACGGGGCAAACGATCCCAAGCGCAGGTTCTGTGGATTTCTCCTGTGTCATTTTGTTCTAGACCTCCTCATAAATGCCTCAGGTGCCAGCCTCATGGGTAACAGGAGAAGGCCGCAGGTCAAGAGCAGCAGTTCATCCAAGGCCTAGAGGAAGCAGAGCAATTTGCAAGGCAGGTGAGTGCTGGAGATGGTGGAGGCCTGCCAAGCTGCCTGCTCTTGTCTCGCTGCTGATCCCCTGAACTTCAGTGCTCTTGAGAACAGCACTCGGGCCTAAATCCCACTGGAATCCACATTTCTTAGGGGGATTGGCATTTGCTGAGGAACGGCTTACACTGCTCATCCTCTTGGCAGTTAACCCGGGCCATGTCCTAGAAAGGAGGAAGCTAAATGGGTCTGTGGAGTTTCCTGGAAGGATCAAAGGCCTGTGACGGCAAGCAGTATTCTCAGGTTGCTCTCAGGGGAAAATCCCAACCAGCTGAAGACACCTGGGTAACGATTGTGAGTCACGCTGACCTGCAATAGCCTGGTCATAGACATGAATGTACGGGGCGCATTTTCTGCACCTTTCTGGGAACAAGAGGAATCCTGCCTCCGCCTGTGAGGAATTCAGCCTGGCAACAAAAAGCTCCTTTCTGGTTtgccttttgtctttttttcttttggacaGCAGCGCTTTGTAACATCAGCTgagcctgcctgcagccaggctgctgggaccctgtcagcaaaggaagtgcaggaagcctggagaggaggcagcGGTGCTTGAGGAGGCTTTGTGGCCTGCCAGCTCAGCGCAGGACTGGCAATCAAAATACCTAGCAGTGCACGGGAGCGTTCCCTTCCTGGTCAGGCTGCGTCTGAGCTGTGCTTTGCCCTGGCGCTGTGCCTTGCGGACGGACAGTCCCGTTTGTGGCTCCGCACTGCCCGAggctctccccctcacacaggggccccgccccgccccgggcgccccctggcggctgCCCATggcgccccgcccgccccgcgcaggggcgctccctgcccatggcgccGCCCAGCGGCAGccgcccctccctgcaggcccgGGCCGGGATCGGGCCCTGCTGCCCGTCCTCTCACTCGGCTCCCTTCTTTCCAGGAGCAAAGAAGGCTGCAAAGGAAGCCTTTTCCAGCTGTGTCCCTCTGCTTGACTTTGTGGGGCCAAAAGTCTCCCCTGAAGGTGGCCCTAGTGCATCCACgagtgctggtgcaggaaaagaTCCCTTCTCTCTCCCACCAGCTGTCATTACTGCCTCAAAAGCACCGCCCAGCTCTGCAAGGAGAAACAGCCCGTGGCACACgggtgccatccctgcccagctggggctctctcccacagcagcagcagcagcagcagcagcagcagcagggcttgccTTGGCTTCACCTGGAAAGCCAGAAGCCTCTGTAAATCAGCAGGTTCCCAGGCTGCATCAGCTCCTGATAATGGGTGAATCCTGCTAGCTCTGACCATTTCCCAAAGGTTAGAAAGGCAGCAGTACAGACATACATGCAGAGCAACCAGCGTCCAATAAATGAGTAAATCCGTGGGGGTTTGCATGGCGTCATTAGGGCTGTCATGCAGACAGTGTCTCCTCCACAGCTTGTGTGCCATGCTGTTGCTGGGCCAGCCTCGTCCCCAAGCTGTCACCCTCAGCCTCAttctctggctgctgttgcATCTCAAAGCACAGGTGCCCAAGTTCCTGACTTCCAGCTctcaggctggagcaccagCACGTGCTGTTGCACATGGATGAATGATCTGAGTCCACCGTGCTGGCAAAAACCACTTCTGCTGAGAACATAGCACATAGATAGTAGAGGAAAAAGGTGGTTGGAAACTCTTGGGGTGGGGCAGCCTGCTAGAGCTTTGTGTTGCTTTGCTTTGAGGAAACGGCAGTGTTTTGTGAATGGTGGGCAGAAAACGGTATGCATGGCTCTGGGGACTGTTTTGTAAGCAGTGCATGATTGAAACTATTCCCTGATCTCTTAACCTAGAGGAAATTAAGGCCACCCAGGAACATTTTAATGCCTTGGCATTATGAGACCAGTAAGGCACAAATATTGGGTCTGTAGATCCAAAGGTATTCCTCATCTAATCAGGCATTCCTTGAGAATTGTCCTGACTTTCAGTCTGACAGGCAGAGGGAATTTGCATCAGGACAACATGCAGCCTCCCAGATGTCACATGTGGCGTCtgaccagctgctctctccactcCACTTGCTGGGCTCATGCCAGAGCTGGTCGTGGGGCTGGGAAACACCTGGACTTGTGTAGAGCCCTTCCCAAATTCTAGCACGGCTGCAAAAGCAGGCAAACAAGAAAAGCCCAGGTCTTTCTCCATTCTTTGTAGTTTTTAACTGAGacctggtggtttttccaggcactGGCTGTCCATGCTCAAGAAGGTATTTTtaggagggagaagaaaaacctggtttcaaaggcagaggagaggagaggagggcgAAGGAAGCTTCCAAACTTTGGAAGGCTTGTGgttgctctgttttcctgagcCTGCCTTCCCAAGGTGTGCCCACCAGCTGAGTGATTTGGTCTCTGCCTCATGACTGCCTTTTGGGTGGGACTTGCCCATTTTGGTGCACTGCTTTCTTCCCCCCACCAGCTTCTACATTGTCCCACATTGGGATGGAAGgttcttttgcttctttctgTGTGTCCATTAGAGTCAGATGCCTGTGACTCCCAGATGCATACTGCAGGGAAGCTGCCAGAAGTGAGGCACAGGCCCCCAAGGCTTCTTTGAGGTGCCCTAACTGTGCAGCAGcggtgtgctgtgtgtgcagcacgtTGGTTCCTTGGCTTTTTCTCCCCACTTAGCTATCATTCTTCTTTCAGCAAGCCCTACAGTTTGCTGGTTGATGTTAGCCATGCAGCAAAGGGGTGGGAATGACAGGCATTCCAATGGAGGGAATTCTCCAGGATATTAGCAAAGCATGATTTCATCCACAGCATTTAAGCAGCTGTTCTTGGTTTTAGTCAGAAGCGCTGCTGGCCAAAAGGGCACGTTGCCTTTGGTTTCTTCACATGCTGGCTCTATCTCAGAGTTCAGCTTGGCATACAGGGTGTATGGGCTTGGTGCCTGTTTTGTGTTACTCTGGGATCCTTGGAGCTGTGGGTTATGGACTGCAAggggttttgtgctgctttgggtcAGAGGAGAATTTTCCGGGCTTTTCTTTTGTGTGAGCCCTAGAGCAGGTTTGGTTGCTATGCATGAATTCACAGAGCAAGCCAGAGCGGCTGCTATTGTGATGTCAGCAGAGGGCTGCCACGTCACAGCGTTGTCAGCAGGAGGTTTTCCTGGTGCCCGCAAGGCTCAgcgtgcagagcagctcttggcGTGCTCCTTGCAGGAGGATCACCTCGACTCAGCTGTTCTCAGCTTACAGCGGGTGTCCTTCTGTTTCTCTATTTTCTTGCAGAGTCCGTGGACTCGTGCAGGTGTCCTGTTTTgccctttttacttgcacagtctcaggacttgtgcaagtggggttttttctatttttgtttccCGGCCTACGGACtcgagcagccctgctcaaaggATGGAGGCAGTCCATAGAGCAGTCAGCAGCGCCTTCTCATTGGCGGCTTCTCGGAAAGCTCTTCGTCGTTTGGCTGGTAAATAGAAGAGTTTTTCTTGGGGCAGCACGTTGGAACAGAAATGGCATAAAGATGCCATATTTTTGGCAAAGGTCCTGTCAAGAGCTTCAGCTGAAAAGGGGGTGTGTCTTGCCCAGCAGGGTGTAGGAACCTCGAACATGCAAACTGGGAGAGCTTTGCAGGTGTCCTTCTAAAAACTGTGCGGTTCTCTCCAGACCTGAGGAAAAGCATCTTTCTTCTGCATTCCATCCTTAAAGGATGTGCCTGTCTTACTGGACCCCCTCTGTGTGCTCCAAGAGCCATTGGCTCTGCGCTGAAGCGCAAAGTGCCGAGCACTTGGTGTGTGCTCctgaagcccagagctgggcctgtgctgtgtcccaaCAGAACTGCAAGTGCTAAGAGTGGTGTGGTGAAAGCTTTTGTGGGGAATTGGTTACAGCAACCGCATGGGACATGCTGCATGCCattgacaaaaagaaaa
Encoded here:
- the LOC135290316 gene encoding serine/threonine-protein kinase PAK 3-like gives rise to the protein MSENKNANIVTYLESYLVNEAVLLVLEYMDGGSLGDVVSVRRMAVGHIATVCRECLQGLAFLHANQVIHRDIKSDNILLGRDGSVKLADFGLCALLSPEQRKRRSMVGTTCWMAPEVVRREPYGPKVDTWSLGIVGIEMATGEPPYVRETSDRANFLIGKQGVPDLHKLRLPPGLCEFLGCCLQMDVDRRGSAKELLQHPFLQSAEPLLSLF